The DNA region TCACTGCCTCCTTGAAGCAAGTCGTTACCGGCTCCACCATCAAGGCGATCGCTTCCTGGGCCGCCGACTAAGATATCGTCACCATCTCCCCCTAGGAGGCGATCGTTGCCGACTTGTCCTAAGAGGCGATCGTTTCCATCGCCACCAATGAGGATGTCATTTCCGGTTCCCCCCAAGAGACGATCGTCCCCGGTGCCGCCATTGAGAGTGTCATTCCCGTCGCCGCCAAT from Leptolyngbya sp. CCY15150 includes:
- a CDS encoding calcium-binding protein; protein product: IGGDGNDTLNGGTGDDRLLGGTGNDILIGGDGNDRLLGQVGNDRLLGGDGDDILVGGPGSDRLDGGAGNDLLQGGSDRDTLIGGTGNDRIDGGTGNDLITTGQGLDLIVIRQNDGFDRVTDFQNNR